Proteins found in one Polyangiaceae bacterium genomic segment:
- a CDS encoding sigma-70 family RNA polymerase sigma factor, protein MADGASARARDDRTSEITIRSQVQQSDDARLTSLVEASFDFVWRTLRRVGIPESDADDAAQEVFLVAARRLGDIEVGRERAFLVGTALRVASTRRRSARRRPEAPDERVGEARDPAPDPETLASRSEARRTLDTVLDEMSEELRVVFVLFELEELPAPEIATLVGIPTGTVASRLRRARECFHAAVRRLRARDAAGGGSP, encoded by the coding sequence ATGGCGGATGGAGCGTCGGCCCGAGCCCGCGACGACCGCACTTCGGAGATCACCATTCGCTCCCAAGTGCAGCAGTCGGACGACGCGCGCCTGACGTCCCTGGTGGAAGCGAGCTTCGACTTCGTGTGGCGGACCCTGCGGCGCGTGGGGATTCCGGAGAGCGACGCGGACGACGCGGCGCAAGAGGTGTTCCTGGTCGCGGCGCGTCGGTTGGGCGACATCGAGGTCGGGCGCGAGCGCGCGTTCCTGGTGGGCACGGCGCTCCGCGTGGCCTCCACACGGCGGCGCTCGGCACGCCGGCGCCCGGAGGCACCGGACGAACGCGTCGGCGAGGCGCGGGACCCGGCGCCGGATCCCGAGACCTTGGCGAGTCGCAGTGAGGCTCGCCGAACCCTCGACACCGTGCTCGACGAAATGTCCGAAGAGCTGCGGGTCGTGTTCGTGCTCTTCGAGCTGGAAGAGCTTCCGGCTCCCGAAATCGCGACGCTGGTGGGCATTCCCACCGGCACTGTCGCCTCGCGGCTGCGGCGCGCGAGAGAGTGCTTTCATGCTGCCGTGCGGCGCTTGCGTGCGCGCGACGCGGCAGGAGGTGGGTCACCATGA
- a CDS encoding IgGFc-binding protein encodes MIQIEGGAGDGSTGFNGDPKTCQQAADSHTYLGCDFWPTVVANNVWEIFDYAVIVANAGDTAADVTIEKDGQPVATGTVPPNGLQKFFLPWVKELKGPPANALGSATPLTTSVRAPGGAYHLTTTVPVTVYQFNALEYQPAGGPAGKDWSTCPGNGGVGCFSYSNDASLLLPSTAATGNYRITGVQSWPQANMGAYFAVTGLEDGTTVKVQVVGSGQIIPGNGVPATAGGGVTSFPIGRGEVVEVLGNTTGDLSGSLVQADKPVQVITGIPCIQAPIGAQACDHIEESVFPAETLGTRYFVNAPSGPNGNVVGQVVRVYGNVNGTQLSYPAGQPAGAPTTINDGQVVQFGPTDKDFEIQGDHEFAVGLFMLGGSIVDPGAAVGNQKGDPSQSLAFAVEQYRTKYVFLAPDDYSVSYADIVMPIDASATLDGTAVTPGASALAADGYAVARVKLGVGASGAHVLISDKPVGLQVVGYGNYTSYQYPGGLNLKGIAPPPPPIK; translated from the coding sequence ATCATCCAGATCGAAGGCGGCGCGGGCGACGGCTCCACCGGCTTCAACGGCGATCCCAAGACGTGCCAGCAAGCCGCGGATTCCCACACCTACCTGGGCTGCGATTTCTGGCCGACGGTGGTGGCCAACAACGTGTGGGAAATCTTCGACTACGCCGTGATCGTGGCCAACGCCGGCGACACCGCGGCGGACGTGACCATCGAAAAGGACGGGCAACCGGTGGCAACGGGCACCGTGCCTCCGAATGGTCTGCAGAAGTTCTTCCTCCCCTGGGTCAAGGAGCTCAAAGGTCCCCCCGCCAATGCCTTGGGCTCAGCCACGCCGCTGACCACCAGCGTCCGCGCACCCGGCGGCGCCTATCACCTCACCACCACGGTCCCGGTGACGGTGTACCAGTTCAATGCCCTCGAGTACCAACCGGCGGGCGGACCCGCGGGTAAGGATTGGTCCACCTGCCCCGGCAATGGCGGCGTCGGTTGCTTCTCCTACTCGAACGATGCGTCCCTGCTCTTGCCCAGCACCGCAGCCACGGGCAACTACCGCATCACCGGCGTCCAGAGCTGGCCTCAAGCCAACATGGGCGCCTACTTCGCCGTCACGGGGCTGGAGGACGGCACCACCGTCAAGGTGCAGGTGGTGGGCAGCGGACAGATCATTCCCGGAAACGGAGTCCCGGCAACCGCTGGTGGCGGCGTGACCAGCTTCCCCATCGGCCGCGGCGAGGTGGTCGAGGTGCTCGGCAACACCACGGGGGATCTGAGCGGTAGCTTGGTCCAAGCGGACAAGCCGGTTCAGGTCATCACCGGCATTCCCTGCATCCAGGCACCAATTGGCGCGCAAGCCTGTGATCACATCGAAGAGAGCGTATTCCCGGCAGAAACGCTGGGCACGCGCTACTTCGTCAATGCCCCGTCGGGCCCCAACGGCAATGTGGTCGGGCAGGTGGTGCGGGTCTACGGCAACGTCAACGGGACCCAGCTGAGCTATCCGGCGGGACAGCCCGCCGGCGCCCCGACCACCATCAACGACGGTCAGGTGGTGCAGTTCGGCCCCACCGACAAGGACTTCGAGATCCAGGGGGACCACGAGTTCGCCGTCGGCCTGTTCATGTTGGGCGGCAGCATCGTCGACCCCGGCGCCGCGGTCGGCAACCAGAAGGGGGACCCGTCCCAGAGCTTGGCCTTCGCCGTGGAGCAGTACCGCACCAAGTACGTGTTCCTGGCGCCGGACGACTACAGCGTGAGCTACGCCGACATCGTGATGCCCATCGATGCCAGCGCCACGTTGGACGGCACGGCGGTCACGCCGGGAGCTTCAGCGTTGGCCGCGGATGGCTACGCCGTGGCACGGGTCAAGCTCGGCGTCGGCGCCAGTGGTGCCCATGTGCTCATCTCCGACAAGCCCGTCGGCTTGCAGGTCGTCGGCTACGGCAACTACACCAGCTATCAATATCCGGGCGGTTTGAACCTGAAGGGCATCGCGCCGCCACCGCCCCCCATCAAGTAG
- a CDS encoding DUF362 domain-containing protein, giving the protein MRPAARPKVIIRHCDTYDAERIRRIIREGLEELDLRPHGRTLVKPNLVASGPLFQHAFTRPEFAEGVLLALRDRDDGAMTELAIGERCGITVPTRVAFEGAEYNPMIKRLGVKQYFFEEEQQLEIPLSHEGRLRDYLFTPEPVAKADCFVNIPKFKAHPWTTVTFSNKAYIGIQDDRHRLIDHDHRLDEKIADLQYIVQPEFIAIDAIIAGEGRMLTPIPRKLNLIVMGNNQVAFDSVCCAIIGVDPATVPHIALPAERGFGPLDLEAIEISGDVTLEQAKERAEGFSVGLVRVEKYFEGTHISAYAGPPPEPEATDYCWGGCPGAIEEAIEILRLYDEQADEKLPHLHVVFGAYQGPIDAKPGEKVIFIGDCATWEGNLGEKLVQIRSKYQDRSRKDPHHAKHEDIYVKMAKVMKKLKESADEQYVRFEGCPVSVAEQVLFLVHLGGLKNPYVSKDNAWQFTKNYLMWRSSTALQRLTGKPYQKHGPCQRGEAAPEVSPTPPGE; this is encoded by the coding sequence ATGCGTCCCGCCGCTCGTCCCAAGGTCATCATCCGGCACTGTGACACCTATGATGCGGAGCGCATCCGCCGCATCATCCGCGAAGGCCTGGAGGAGCTCGACCTGAGACCCCACGGCCGCACGTTGGTGAAACCGAACCTGGTGGCGTCGGGGCCGCTGTTCCAGCACGCCTTCACCCGTCCGGAGTTCGCCGAGGGCGTGCTGCTCGCGCTCCGGGACCGGGACGACGGCGCCATGACGGAGCTCGCCATCGGCGAACGCTGCGGCATCACCGTGCCCACTCGCGTGGCCTTCGAGGGCGCCGAGTACAACCCCATGATCAAGCGGCTGGGGGTGAAGCAGTACTTCTTCGAGGAAGAGCAGCAGCTCGAGATCCCCCTGTCTCACGAAGGTCGCCTGCGCGACTACCTGTTCACACCGGAGCCCGTGGCCAAGGCCGACTGCTTCGTGAACATCCCCAAGTTCAAGGCCCACCCCTGGACCACCGTCACCTTCTCCAACAAGGCCTACATCGGCATCCAGGACGATCGCCACCGGCTCATCGATCACGACCACCGGCTGGACGAGAAGATCGCGGACCTGCAGTACATCGTTCAGCCGGAGTTCATCGCCATCGACGCGATCATCGCCGGCGAGGGGCGCATGCTCACGCCCATCCCGCGCAAGCTGAACCTGATCGTGATGGGCAACAATCAAGTCGCCTTTGATAGCGTGTGCTGCGCCATCATCGGCGTGGATCCCGCCACCGTGCCGCACATCGCCCTACCCGCTGAGCGCGGCTTTGGCCCCCTCGATCTGGAAGCCATCGAGATCAGCGGAGACGTCACCCTGGAGCAGGCGAAGGAACGCGCCGAAGGTTTCTCCGTGGGCCTGGTCCGGGTGGAGAAGTACTTCGAGGGCACCCACATCAGCGCCTACGCCGGCCCGCCTCCGGAGCCGGAAGCCACGGATTACTGCTGGGGCGGCTGCCCCGGTGCCATCGAAGAGGCCATCGAAATCTTGCGTCTGTACGACGAGCAGGCGGACGAAAAGCTGCCGCACCTGCACGTGGTGTTCGGCGCCTATCAGGGACCCATCGACGCCAAGCCCGGGGAGAAGGTGATCTTCATCGGGGATTGCGCCACCTGGGAAGGGAACCTGGGCGAAAAGCTGGTGCAGATCCGTAGCAAGTACCAGGACCGTTCCCGCAAGGACCCGCACCACGCCAAGCACGAGGACATCTACGTGAAGATGGCGAAGGTCATGAAGAAGCTGAAGGAGAGCGCGGACGAGCAGTACGTGCGCTTCGAAGGCTGTCCCGTGTCCGTCGCGGAGCAGGTTCTGTTCCTGGTGCACTTGGGTGGCCTGAAGAACCCCTACGTGAGTAAGGACAACGCCTGGCAGTTCACCAAGAACTACCTGATGTGGCGGTCTTCCACCGCTTTGCAGCGCCTCACGGGCAAGCCGTACCAGAAGCACGGGCCCTGCCAGCGCGGCGAAGCAGCGCCGGAAGTGAGCCCCACGCCGCCCGGCGAATGA